In Stenotrophomonas sp. ESTM1D_MKCIP4_1, a single genomic region encodes these proteins:
- a CDS encoding GH92 family glycosyl hydrolase, translated as METRRSALTAGASLPPCRQGVLSVTRLSRRLSARRLPALSQRPLARVACLLALAVTPWLQAAPAALEREVNTFIGSKDDGNTFPGASAPFGLIQVSPIGSHYSGWRYDDEKIRGFGHSFLSGAGCWEQGGQVSILPVTGSIGPGGDFDTANAKQFDHKAYASAYTHDGEVGQAGYYKVRLTSYGGIDAEATARTRAAAERYTFSQRGGEGHVLVNVGQANERHSVIGSVIDVVGDRVVEGKLVTKSFCGGHQYTTWFRVEFDRPFKAHGTWGEGGGLPNARHSMEGEQKPNGAWLTFDLAKGQSVTAVSAISHVDAEGARTNLRVEGMQGGALIGFDRMRSRSQQAWREQLARVRVQGGSGDDRTVFYSALYHTLLQPLTGSDADGRYRGYDDGIHRADGWTYYEYFSLWDTYRAQNQWLALTRPDVARDIGRTLLAIDEQGGWLPRWGYANFETNIMTGDPVTPFMVDLWRFGALKGREAQAWDALRRNAFGTPPLNSRMAGRSGNPTYLDKGYVVYDRAFPSKGMDVDPHHGGSATLEYAVADCALSQMADGLGHAQDAATLRERGRNWRKVWDPQVRDAETGFTGFPRPRTEDGQWYTPADGHYSPRSHHGFHEGTAWQYQWLAQQDVPGLVEAMDGREQAGRRLDAFFAMDALQADPLNAARREWVVGPYSYYNQFRYNPNNEPDLHSPWLYTLIGQPWKTANVLRAAQQLFTNAPNGVTGNDDLGTMSAWYLFSAIGVYPAVPGSGEFLLHTPRFAKVEVDMGNGRTLRIDAPGADGRRLQYVQGVQVDGQAHAPVWLDWDRLQQGPRVRFALDGQAPTQGWGTAVADLPVSWCAAPGSQLR; from the coding sequence ATGGAAACGAGGCGTTCGGCCCTGACGGCCGGCGCTTCGCTGCCGCCCTGCCGCCAAGGAGTCCTGTCCGTGACCAGGTTGTCCCGCCGTCTGTCCGCCCGCCGCTTGCCGGCCCTGTCCCAGCGCCCGCTGGCCCGCGTTGCCTGCCTGCTGGCATTGGCGGTCACGCCCTGGCTGCAGGCCGCACCGGCCGCCCTGGAACGTGAGGTCAACACCTTCATCGGCAGCAAGGATGACGGCAACACCTTCCCGGGCGCATCGGCCCCGTTCGGCCTGATCCAGGTCAGCCCCATCGGCAGCCATTACTCGGGCTGGCGCTACGACGACGAGAAGATCCGCGGCTTCGGCCACTCCTTCCTGTCCGGCGCCGGTTGCTGGGAACAGGGCGGGCAGGTCTCGATCCTGCCGGTCACCGGCAGCATCGGCCCGGGAGGCGATTTCGATACCGCCAATGCCAAGCAGTTCGATCACAAGGCTTACGCCTCGGCGTACACGCATGACGGTGAAGTCGGCCAGGCCGGCTATTACAAGGTGCGCCTGACCAGCTACGGCGGCATCGATGCCGAAGCCACCGCGCGCACCCGCGCGGCGGCCGAGCGCTATACCTTCAGCCAGCGTGGCGGCGAAGGCCATGTGCTGGTCAACGTCGGTCAGGCCAACGAACGTCACTCGGTCATCGGCAGCGTGATCGACGTGGTCGGTGACCGCGTGGTGGAAGGCAAGCTGGTCACCAAGAGCTTCTGCGGCGGGCACCAGTACACCACCTGGTTCCGCGTCGAGTTCGACCGTCCGTTCAAGGCGCATGGCACCTGGGGTGAGGGCGGCGGCCTGCCCAACGCGCGGCACAGCATGGAAGGCGAGCAGAAGCCAAACGGCGCCTGGTTGACCTTCGACCTGGCCAAGGGCCAGTCGGTCACCGCCGTGAGCGCGATTTCGCACGTGGATGCCGAGGGTGCACGCACCAACCTGCGGGTCGAGGGCATGCAGGGCGGGGCACTGATCGGTTTCGACCGGATGCGTTCGCGGTCCCAGCAGGCCTGGCGCGAACAGCTGGCGCGGGTGCGCGTGCAGGGCGGCAGCGGTGATGACCGCACCGTCTTCTACAGCGCGCTGTACCACACGCTGCTGCAGCCGCTGACCGGCAGCGATGCCGACGGCCGCTACCGCGGCTACGACGATGGCATCCACCGCGCCGATGGCTGGACCTATTACGAGTACTTCTCGCTGTGGGATACCTACCGTGCCCAGAACCAGTGGCTGGCACTGACCCGCCCGGACGTGGCGCGCGACATCGGGCGCACCCTGCTGGCCATCGACGAACAGGGCGGCTGGCTGCCTCGCTGGGGCTACGCCAACTTCGAGACCAACATCATGACCGGCGACCCGGTCACGCCCTTCATGGTCGACCTGTGGCGCTTCGGCGCGCTCAAGGGCCGCGAAGCGCAGGCCTGGGATGCACTGCGCCGCAACGCGTTCGGCACGCCACCGCTGAATTCGCGGATGGCCGGGCGTTCGGGCAATCCCACCTACCTGGACAAGGGCTATGTGGTCTACGACCGCGCGTTCCCGTCCAAGGGCATGGATGTCGATCCGCATCACGGCGGTTCGGCCACGCTGGAATACGCCGTGGCCGACTGCGCGCTCTCGCAGATGGCCGATGGCCTGGGTCACGCCCAGGATGCGGCGACGCTGCGCGAACGTGGCCGCAACTGGCGCAAGGTATGGGATCCGCAGGTTCGCGACGCCGAGACGGGCTTTACCGGCTTCCCGCGCCCGCGCACCGAGGATGGCCAGTGGTACACGCCTGCAGACGGCCACTACAGCCCGCGCTCGCACCACGGCTTCCATGAGGGCACCGCGTGGCAGTACCAGTGGCTGGCGCAGCAGGACGTGCCGGGCCTGGTGGAAGCGATGGACGGCCGTGAACAGGCCGGCCGCCGCCTGGATGCCTTCTTCGCGATGGATGCGCTGCAGGCCGATCCGCTCAATGCCGCGCGACGCGAGTGGGTGGTCGGCCCGTACAGCTACTACAACCAGTTCCGCTACAACCCCAACAACGAGCCGGATCTGCATTCGCCGTGGCTGTACACCCTCATCGGCCAGCCCTGGAAGACGGCGAACGTCCTGCGCGCTGCGCAGCAGCTGTTCACCAATGCGCCCAACGGCGTGACCGGCAATGACGACCTGGGCACGATGTCGGCCTGGTACCTGTTCAGCGCCATCGGTGTGTATCCGGCGGTGCCGGGCAGCGGTGAATTCCTGCTGCACACCCCGCGCTTTGCCAAGGTGGAAGTGGACATGGGCAACGGCCGGACCCTGCGCATCGACGCGCCGGGCGCCGACGGCCGTCGCCTGCAGTATGTGCAGGGCGTGCAGGTCGATGGCCAGGCCCATGCGCCGGTGTGGCTGGACTGGGACCGCCTGCAGCAGGGGCCGCGCGTGCGTTTTGCCCTGGATGGCCAGGCGCCGACGCAGGGCTGGGGCACGGCCGTGGCCGATCTGCCGGTGTCGTGGTGCGCTGCACCAGGCAGCCAGCTGCGATGA
- a CDS encoding LacI family DNA-binding transcriptional regulator, which produces MNDTSDSSSKRSGKAVTVTDIARAIGVSRATVSLVLRGSPLVNVDTRAKVEAELRRQRYVYNRAAANLRRRTSSSIALVINDLSNPFFAEFASGVDEALGGRGYVTLLGSTGESPERQQAVLSTLMEHTPAGLILSPAEGSDATRVRQALGANANVLLFNRELEGADWDFLTLDNQHGAYLATRHLIERGHRQIAFFGGHADSSSCHQRRTGFQQALAEAGLSLPPGWMIESAPNRLEAAARTDELFVDGHRPSAAVCYNDTVALGLMLGLNSRGIRPGGDFAVTGFDDISEASVAVPPLTTLTADPRERGRQAAALLLQRLDDPDAPPQRTVAPVQLRIRESSAARPN; this is translated from the coding sequence ATGAACGACACCAGCGACAGTTCCAGCAAGCGTTCCGGCAAGGCGGTGACGGTGACTGACATCGCCCGTGCCATCGGCGTTTCGCGCGCGACCGTGTCGCTGGTGCTGCGCGGCAGCCCGCTGGTCAACGTTGATACCCGGGCCAAGGTCGAGGCCGAGCTGCGCCGCCAGCGCTACGTCTACAACCGTGCAGCGGCCAATCTGCGTCGACGCACCTCGTCGAGCATCGCGCTGGTCATCAACGACCTGTCCAATCCATTTTTCGCCGAATTCGCTTCCGGCGTGGACGAGGCACTGGGCGGGCGCGGTTACGTGACCCTGCTGGGCAGCACGGGTGAGTCGCCCGAACGCCAGCAGGCGGTGCTGTCCACCCTCATGGAACACACCCCGGCAGGCCTGATCCTGTCGCCTGCCGAAGGCAGCGATGCGACGCGGGTCCGGCAGGCGCTGGGCGCCAATGCCAACGTGCTGCTGTTCAACCGCGAGCTTGAAGGTGCCGACTGGGACTTCCTGACCCTGGACAACCAGCACGGCGCCTACCTGGCCACCCGCCACCTGATCGAACGTGGCCACCGCCAGATCGCTTTCTTCGGCGGGCATGCCGATTCCAGTTCCTGCCATCAGCGGCGTACCGGTTTCCAGCAGGCGCTGGCCGAGGCTGGGCTGTCGCTGCCGCCGGGCTGGATGATCGAATCGGCGCCGAACCGTCTGGAAGCCGCCGCGCGCACCGACGAACTGTTCGTCGATGGCCACCGGCCGAGTGCTGCGGTCTGCTACAACGACACCGTCGCGCTGGGGCTGATGCTGGGCCTGAACTCGCGCGGGATCCGTCCGGGTGGCGATTTCGCGGTCACCGGGTTCGATGACATTTCCGAAGCGTCGGTGGCGGTACCGCCGCTGACCACGCTCACCGCCGATCCGCGCGAGCGGGGCCGGCAGGCTGCGGCACTGCTGTTGCAGCGCCTGGACGACCCGGATGCACCGCCACAGCGCACCGTCGCCCCGGTGCAGCTGCGCATCCGCGAAAGCAGTGCCGCGCGGCCGAACTGA
- the fucP gene encoding L-fucose:H+ symporter permease, producing MPISATPRPSGSNSSQAPVMNARAALWVATTIFFMWGFLTSLNDVLIPHLKAVFELNYTRAMLVQFTFFGAYFLMSVPAGRLVARLGYKKGIIAGLLIASVGALGFWPSAALRTYDAFLASLFVLATGITVLQVAANPYVALLGPEKTASSRLTLAQALNSLGTTLAPMFGGFLILSTAVKSGDEIKAMPVAEQLAYRAAEAQSVQGPYVGLAIALVLLAVFVFLFRLPSLTESTEQADTSHHTLLDALKHPHVLFGVLAIFFYVGAEVSIGSLMVNYLALPEIGGMSEAQATWYVSMYWGGAMIGRFAGAWLLAKYSPRRLLAGFALANVVLLAVTLGSGGKVALYGIVATGLFNSIMFPTIFSLAIERLGPLTNKASSLLIMAIVGGAIIPLLQGMLADRIGLHLSFVLPVVCYVYIIFYGLVGSRPPAVGAQGG from the coding sequence ATGCCGATTTCCGCAACGCCCCGTCCATCGGGATCCAACAGCAGCCAGGCGCCGGTGATGAATGCCCGCGCGGCCCTGTGGGTGGCCACCACCATCTTCTTCATGTGGGGCTTCCTGACCAGCCTCAACGATGTGCTGATCCCGCACCTGAAGGCGGTGTTCGAGCTGAACTACACCCGCGCCATGCTGGTGCAGTTCACCTTTTTCGGCGCGTACTTCCTGATGTCGGTGCCGGCCGGCCGGCTGGTGGCGCGGCTGGGTTACAAGAAGGGCATCATCGCCGGCCTGCTGATCGCCAGCGTCGGTGCGCTCGGCTTCTGGCCATCGGCGGCGCTGCGCACCTATGACGCCTTCCTGGCCTCGCTGTTCGTGCTGGCCACCGGCATTACCGTGCTGCAGGTGGCGGCCAACCCGTACGTAGCGCTGCTGGGGCCGGAAAAGACCGCCTCCAGTCGCCTCACCCTGGCCCAGGCATTGAACTCGCTGGGGACCACGCTGGCGCCGATGTTCGGCGGCTTCCTGATCCTGAGCACCGCGGTGAAGAGCGGTGATGAGATCAAGGCGATGCCGGTGGCCGAGCAGCTGGCCTACCGCGCTGCGGAAGCGCAGTCGGTGCAGGGTCCTTATGTGGGCCTGGCCATCGCGCTGGTGCTGCTGGCGGTGTTCGTGTTCCTGTTCCGCCTGCCCAGCCTGACCGAATCCACCGAGCAGGCCGACACCAGCCACCACACCCTGCTGGATGCACTGAAGCACCCGCACGTGCTGTTCGGCGTGCTGGCCATCTTCTTCTACGTGGGTGCCGAGGTGTCCATCGGCAGCCTGATGGTGAATTATCTGGCACTGCCTGAGATCGGTGGCATGTCCGAGGCGCAGGCGACCTGGTACGTGTCGATGTACTGGGGCGGCGCCATGATCGGCCGCTTCGCAGGCGCGTGGCTGCTGGCCAAGTACTCGCCGCGCCGCCTGCTGGCGGGTTTCGCGCTGGCCAACGTGGTGCTGCTGGCGGTTACCCTGGGCTCGGGCGGCAAGGTTGCGCTGTACGGCATCGTGGCCACCGGCCTGTTCAATTCCATCATGTTCCCGACCATCTTCTCGCTGGCCATCGAACGCCTGGGTCCGCTGACCAACAAGGCGTCCAGCCTGCTGATCATGGCCATCGTCGGTGGCGCCATCATTCCGCTGCTGCAGGGCATGCTGGCCGATCGCATCGGCCTGCACCTGAGCTTCGTGCTGCCGGTGGTCTGCTACGTCTACATCATCTTCTATGGTCTGGTGGGCTCGCGCCCGCCGGCCGTCGGCGCGCAGGGAGGCTGA
- a CDS encoding carbohydrate kinase, which produces MGAIVCFGEILIDLLAQPPASADTPRAFLQYAGGAPANVAVAAARLGAKTQFVGMLGRDMFGDFLAESLVEHGVGTDYIVRTDAAKTALAFVALDATGERSFSFYRPPAADLLFRDSDFQAACLDNAQCFHVCSNSLTEPAIAEATFAGMDRARAAGAVVSLDLNLRPALWPADVDPTPWLWQALERADLVKLSREELDYLAAPLGAGGEAAVLQRLLAAQARWVIVTDGAATLHWYTREQQGQVTSFNVAAVDTTAAGDAFVGGVLVGLLERGGAGAGFAAFCQDPQAIAATLRFGAAVGALAVTRKGAFAAMPSLDEVQQLLQAQDLPA; this is translated from the coding sequence ATGGGTGCCATTGTCTGCTTCGGCGAAATTTTGATCGATCTACTAGCGCAGCCGCCGGCCTCGGCCGACACCCCGCGCGCGTTCCTGCAGTACGCCGGCGGTGCGCCGGCCAACGTCGCTGTGGCCGCCGCGCGGCTGGGTGCGAAGACCCAGTTCGTCGGCATGCTGGGCCGCGACATGTTCGGTGACTTCCTGGCGGAAAGCCTGGTCGAGCACGGCGTGGGCACCGACTACATCGTGCGCACCGATGCGGCCAAGACCGCGCTGGCCTTCGTCGCCCTGGACGCGACCGGCGAACGCAGCTTCAGTTTCTACCGCCCCCCGGCGGCGGACCTGCTGTTCCGTGACAGCGATTTCCAGGCAGCCTGCCTGGACAACGCGCAGTGCTTCCATGTGTGCTCCAACAGCCTGACCGAACCGGCCATCGCCGAGGCGACCTTCGCCGGCATGGACCGTGCCCGCGCGGCCGGTGCAGTGGTCAGCCTGGACCTCAATCTGCGTCCGGCGCTGTGGCCGGCCGACGTCGATCCGACGCCCTGGCTGTGGCAGGCGCTGGAGCGTGCCGACCTGGTCAAGCTGTCGCGCGAAGAACTGGATTACCTGGCCGCACCGCTCGGCGCTGGCGGCGAGGCTGCTGTCCTGCAGCGCCTGCTGGCCGCGCAGGCGCGCTGGGTCATCGTCACCGACGGCGCCGCAACGCTGCACTGGTACACCCGCGAACAGCAGGGCCAGGTGACCAGCTTCAACGTGGCCGCAGTTGATACGACCGCGGCGGGCGATGCCTTCGTGGGCGGCGTGCTGGTCGGCCTGCTGGAGCGCGGCGGTGCCGGCGCCGGCTTCGCCGCGTTCTGCCAGGACCCGCAGGCCATCGCTGCCACGCTGCGCTTCGGCGCCGCCGTGGGTGCACTGGCCGTTACCCGCAAGGGCGCGTTCGCCGCGATGCCCTCACTTGATGAAGTGCAGCAGCTGCTGCAGGCACAGGATCTTCCCGCATGA
- a CDS encoding AGE family epimerase/isomerase, translating into MSTAPDFRSPAFLRAHIADTMAFYHPRCIDPNGGFFHYFRDDGSIYDASHRHLVSSTRFVFNYAMAYREFRNAEYREAVEHGVRYLREVHRNPATGGYAWTLRDGKVEDDMNHCYGVAFVLLAYSCALKAGVEQARAWMDETWQLLEARFWEPQHGLYKDEADGQWNFTGYRGQNANMHMCEAMLAAFEASGEQRYVARALQLADNMTRRQAAKAGGLVWEHYDVNWEIDWDYNLDNPKHLFRPWGFQPGHQTEWAKLLLILDRHVQADWLVPTAQHLFDVAVERSWDEARGGLYYGFAPESRRQPGMDGAPIGGDSFVCDDDKYFWVQAETLATAALMAKRTGDDRYWQWYERIWAYSWEHFVDHQYGAWFRILDADNRKYSDEKSPAGKVDYHTMGACYEVLNVVR; encoded by the coding sequence ATGAGCACCGCGCCCGATTTCCGTTCGCCCGCCTTCCTGCGTGCGCACATCGCCGACACGATGGCGTTCTACCACCCGCGCTGCATCGACCCGAACGGCGGCTTCTTCCATTACTTCCGTGATGACGGCAGCATCTACGACGCCAGCCATCGTCATCTGGTGAGCAGTACACGCTTCGTCTTCAACTACGCGATGGCCTACCGCGAGTTCCGCAATGCCGAGTACCGCGAGGCGGTCGAGCACGGCGTGCGCTACCTGCGCGAGGTGCACCGCAACCCGGCCACCGGGGGCTATGCCTGGACCCTGCGCGACGGCAAGGTCGAGGACGATATGAACCACTGCTATGGCGTGGCCTTCGTGCTGCTGGCCTACAGCTGCGCGCTGAAAGCCGGTGTCGAGCAGGCCCGCGCGTGGATGGACGAAACCTGGCAGCTGCTGGAAGCGCGCTTCTGGGAGCCGCAGCACGGCCTGTACAAGGACGAGGCGGATGGCCAGTGGAACTTCACCGGCTACCGCGGCCAGAACGCCAACATGCACATGTGCGAGGCCATGCTGGCCGCGTTCGAGGCCAGTGGCGAGCAGCGCTACGTCGCCCGCGCGCTGCAGCTGGCCGACAACATGACCCGCCGCCAGGCCGCCAAGGCCGGTGGCCTGGTCTGGGAACACTACGATGTGAACTGGGAGATCGACTGGGATTACAACCTCGACAATCCCAAGCACCTGTTCCGCCCGTGGGGCTTCCAGCCCGGCCACCAGACCGAGTGGGCCAAGCTGCTGCTGATCCTGGACCGGCACGTGCAGGCTGACTGGCTGGTGCCGACGGCGCAGCATCTGTTCGATGTGGCCGTGGAGCGCAGCTGGGACGAGGCACGTGGTGGCCTGTACTACGGCTTCGCGCCGGAATCGCGCCGCCAGCCGGGCATGGACGGCGCACCGATCGGCGGCGACAGCTTCGTCTGTGACGACGACAAGTACTTCTGGGTGCAGGCCGAGACCCTGGCCACCGCCGCGCTGATGGCCAAGCGTACCGGCGACGACCGTTACTGGCAGTGGTACGAGCGCATCTGGGCGTACTCGTGGGAACACTTCGTCGACCACCAGTACGGCGCGTGGTTCCGCATCCTGGATGCTGACAACCGCAAGTACAGCGATGAGAAAAGCCCGGCCGGCAAGGTGGATTACCACACCATGGGCGCGTGCTACGAAGTGTTGAACGTCGTCCGTTGA
- a CDS encoding glycoside hydrolase family 2 protein — protein MHRLPLVVRLLLLLVAAVAFPAAAAPLQAQWEFRLLPGDAQGASHPGLQQWRAATVPGSVHTDLLAHDLIRDPYVGAAEAELQWIGLADWEYRARFDVDAATPAKPHAELRFDGLDTYAEVTLNGTPLLRADNAHRTWTARVEGRLQATGNELLIVFRSSIRTLLPGVQTMPHRIAGNYPSPYGDEPKDAMVGNFARKPAYHFGWDWGPRYVTAGVWRGVDLQAWDTHRLTDLAVRTDALDGEQAKLAVLLQVEQGSAAGSARVALDVRDPEGRSVAQLQRTVLLQPGQNSIELPVELAAPRRWWPVGYGAQDRYTVQARLDGGGDAAHAREQRIGLRSVELRRDEDGQGGQGFAFVINGVEIFAKGANVIPFDAFPARVDAARLRQVLTAARDANMNMLRNWGGGYYEDDAFFDIADELGLLVWQDFMFGGGMQPGYDPAFRASVVAEARDNVRRLRHHPSIVLWCGNNEEETAWKDWGHGRDLKAADPAFASRVWQGYVDLFGNDLRQVVGEEGLGVPYWSSSPSNDLDEKANDSTRGDKHYWQVWGNPALPVQAYLRETPRFMSEYGLQAWPAVATVDQIATRAEQRIDSPVIRAHQKFMAGEGNSRLLQYIERGYGSPKDFEDFVYLSQVMQAEGIALAALHHRASRPYTMGSLYWQLNDVWPGASWSSVDYFGRWKALHFAARRFFAPVTLAALRDEGRTRVRLINDGAAVDARWRLRVMDVEGKVLRRREVPVTLAAAGVSAVGDFADAELLAGADPARTVAVFELLQEGRVSARQVVGFVEAKHQVLPKQRLKAALTIDGEHYRLRLQSAAYVRAAWIDFGALDVQVDDNLLDLLPGESRDIAVRGPVDLATLRDALKVRTLNDR, from the coding sequence GTGCATCGTCTTCCCCTCGTTGTCCGTCTGCTCCTGCTGCTCGTCGCGGCGGTTGCGTTTCCCGCTGCCGCCGCGCCTCTGCAGGCACAGTGGGAGTTCCGCCTGCTGCCCGGCGATGCCCAGGGCGCCTCCCACCCTGGCCTGCAGCAGTGGCGTGCCGCCACCGTGCCCGGCAGCGTGCACACCGATCTGCTTGCCCATGATCTGATCCGCGATCCGTACGTGGGCGCGGCCGAAGCAGAGCTGCAATGGATCGGCCTGGCTGACTGGGAGTACCGCGCGCGCTTCGACGTGGACGCGGCGACCCCGGCCAAGCCCCATGCCGAGCTGCGCTTCGACGGCCTGGATACCTACGCCGAGGTCACCCTCAACGGTACGCCGTTGCTGCGCGCGGACAACGCGCACCGGACCTGGACTGCGCGCGTGGAAGGACGCCTGCAGGCCACGGGCAATGAACTGCTGATCGTGTTCCGTTCGTCCATCCGGACCCTGCTGCCTGGTGTGCAGACGATGCCGCACAGGATTGCAGGCAATTACCCTTCGCCCTATGGCGACGAGCCGAAAGACGCGATGGTCGGCAACTTCGCGCGCAAGCCGGCCTATCACTTCGGATGGGACTGGGGCCCGCGCTATGTCACTGCGGGCGTCTGGCGCGGTGTCGATCTGCAGGCCTGGGATACGCACCGGCTGACCGATCTGGCGGTGCGCACCGATGCGCTGGATGGCGAGCAGGCTAAGCTTGCGGTGCTGCTGCAGGTGGAGCAGGGCAGTGCTGCTGGCTCGGCGCGGGTCGCGCTGGATGTGCGTGACCCGGAGGGCCGCAGCGTGGCCCAGCTGCAGCGCACGGTCCTGCTGCAGCCGGGGCAGAACAGCATCGAACTGCCGGTCGAACTGGCCGCCCCGCGCCGCTGGTGGCCGGTAGGCTACGGCGCGCAGGACCGCTATACGGTGCAGGCACGCCTGGATGGCGGAGGTGATGCGGCGCACGCACGCGAACAGCGCATCGGCCTGCGCAGCGTCGAGCTGCGCCGCGATGAGGACGGCCAGGGTGGGCAGGGCTTCGCCTTCGTCATCAACGGCGTGGAGATCTTTGCGAAGGGCGCGAACGTGATTCCGTTCGACGCGTTCCCCGCGCGCGTCGACGCTGCGCGTCTGCGCCAGGTGTTGACCGCCGCGCGCGACGCCAACATGAACATGCTGCGCAACTGGGGCGGCGGCTACTACGAAGACGACGCGTTCTTTGACATCGCCGACGAGCTGGGCCTGCTGGTCTGGCAGGATTTCATGTTCGGCGGCGGCATGCAGCCGGGCTATGACCCTGCCTTCCGCGCCAGCGTCGTGGCCGAAGCGCGCGACAACGTGCGTCGTCTGCGCCACCATCCCAGCATCGTGCTGTGGTGTGGCAACAACGAAGAAGAAACCGCGTGGAAGGACTGGGGCCACGGCCGCGACCTGAAGGCAGCTGATCCGGCGTTCGCGTCCAGGGTCTGGCAGGGTTATGTGGATCTGTTCGGCAACGATCTGCGCCAGGTCGTCGGTGAGGAGGGGCTCGGGGTGCCGTACTGGTCCAGCTCGCCCAGCAATGACCTGGACGAGAAGGCCAACGACTCCACCCGGGGCGACAAGCACTACTGGCAGGTCTGGGGCAATCCGGCGCTGCCGGTGCAGGCGTACCTTCGCGAAACCCCGCGCTTCATGTCCGAGTATGGGTTGCAGGCGTGGCCGGCGGTGGCGACGGTGGACCAGATCGCTACCCGTGCCGAACAGCGCATCGACAGCCCGGTGATCCGCGCACATCAGAAATTCATGGCCGGCGAGGGCAACAGCCGCCTGCTGCAGTACATCGAACGCGGCTACGGCAGCCCGAAGGACTTCGAGGATTTCGTCTACCTGAGCCAGGTGATGCAGGCCGAAGGCATTGCCCTGGCCGCGCTGCACCACCGCGCCTCGCGACCCTACACGATGGGATCCCTGTACTGGCAGCTCAACGATGTGTGGCCGGGTGCCTCGTGGTCAAGCGTCGATTACTTCGGGCGCTGGAAGGCGCTGCACTTCGCCGCGCGCCGCTTCTTTGCGCCGGTGACCCTGGCGGCCTTGCGTGATGAGGGCCGCACGCGGGTGCGGCTGATCAACGATGGCGCGGCCGTCGACGCGCGCTGGCGGCTGCGGGTGATGGATGTGGAGGGCAAGGTGCTGCGTCGGCGCGAGGTGCCTGTGACCCTGGCTGCCGCAGGCGTGAGTGCGGTCGGTGATTTCGCCGACGCCGAATTGCTGGCTGGCGCGGACCCGGCGCGGACCGTGGCGGTGTTTGAGCTGCTGCAGGAAGGCAGGGTGAGTGCACGTCAGGTGGTCGGCTTTGTCGAAGCCAAGCACCAGGTGCTGCCGAAGCAGCGGTTGAAAGCAGCGCTGACCATTGATGGTGAGCACTACCGGCTGCGCCTGCAGAGTGCAGCATACGTGCGTGCGGCATGGATCGATTTCGGGGCGTTGGACGTGCAGGTGGACGACAACCTGCTCGACCTGCTGCCCGGTGAGAGCCGGGACATCGCGGTACGCGGTCCGGTGGATCTGGCGACCCTGCGCGACGCGTTGAAGGTGAGAACCCTCAACGATCGTTGA
- the mtnC gene encoding acireductone synthase, with product MQPRVILTDIEGTTSSISFVKNVLFPYARQALPAFVAEHGQQPDVRRWLDAVAAEIGGACQDSLVAETLQGWIDQDRKHTALKALQGLIWDAGYRRGDYTAHFYPEVAPVLKGWHASGLPLYVYSSGSVPAQKLFFGFSDAGDLSPLVSGWFDTEIGGKREADSYRNIVQAIGVPAAEILFLSDVVEELDAAREAGLQTRLIDRLDDYPMPRTGQAANGHDRVENFQQIQL from the coding sequence ATGCAGCCCCGCGTCATCCTGACCGACATCGAAGGCACCACCAGCAGCATCTCGTTCGTCAAGAACGTGCTGTTCCCCTATGCCCGCCAGGCGCTGCCGGCGTTCGTGGCCGAGCACGGCCAGCAGCCTGACGTGCGTCGCTGGCTCGACGCAGTGGCCGCCGAGATCGGTGGCGCCTGCCAGGACAGCCTGGTGGCCGAGACGTTGCAGGGCTGGATCGACCAGGACCGCAAGCACACCGCACTGAAGGCCCTGCAGGGCCTGATCTGGGATGCCGGCTACCGCCGGGGCGACTACACCGCGCACTTCTACCCGGAAGTGGCGCCCGTGCTGAAGGGCTGGCACGCCTCGGGCCTGCCGCTGTACGTGTACTCCTCCGGCTCGGTGCCGGCGCAGAAGCTGTTCTTCGGCTTCAGCGATGCCGGCGACCTCAGCCCGCTGGTGTCGGGCTGGTTCGATACCGAGATCGGCGGCAAGCGCGAGGCCGACAGCTACCGCAACATCGTGCAGGCGATCGGCGTGCCGGCCGCTGAAATCCTGTTCCTTTCCGATGTGGTGGAGGAGCTGGATGCCGCCCGCGAGGCTGGCCTGCAGACGCGCCTGATCGACCGCCTGGATGACTACCCGATGCCGCGCACCGGCCAAGCCGCCAACGGCCACGACCGCGTCGAGAATTTCCAGCAGATCCAGCTGTAA